From the genome of Carassius gibelio isolate Cgi1373 ecotype wild population from Czech Republic chromosome A16, carGib1.2-hapl.c, whole genome shotgun sequence, one region includes:
- the LOC128030426 gene encoding proteasome subunit alpha type-2-like: MADRGYSFSLTTFSPSGKLVQIEYALAAVAAGAPSVGIKASNGVVLATEKKQKSILYDEQSVHKVEPITKHIGMVYSGMGPDYRVLLRRARKLAQQYYLVYQEPIPTGQLVQRVASVMQEYTQSGGVRPFGVSLLIAGWDEDRPYLFQSDPSGAYFAWKATAMGKNYVNGKTFLEKRYNEDLELEDAIHTAILTLKESFEGQMTEENIEVGICNEAGFRRLTPAEVKDYLAAIA, encoded by the exons ATGGCAGACAGAGGGTACAGTTTCTCTCTCACCACTTTCAG cCCTTCAGGGAAGTTGGTCCAGATTGAGTATGCTCTGGCAGCTGTAGCAGCTGGTGCTCCTTCAGTTGGAATAAAAG CTTCGAATGGTGTTGTTCTGGCTACGGAAAAGAAGCAGAAATCTATACTGTATGATGAGCAAAGTGTTCACAAAGTAGAGCCCATAACCAAACACATCGGTATGGTCTACAGTGGCATGGGTCCAGACTACAG GGTTCTGTTGCGAAGGGCACGAAAGCTGGCTCAGCAGTACTATCTGGTCTATCAGGAGCCGATTCCTACAGGCCAGCTTGTTCAGAGGGTGGCTTCTGTTATGCAGGAGTACACACAATCAGG AGGTGTTCGGCCATTTGGTGTGTCACTCCTGATTGCTGGCTGGGATGAAGACCGTCCGTACCTTTTCCAGTCTGACCCCTCG GGAGCATACTTTGCATGGAAAGCCACAGCGATGGGGAAGAACTATGTGAATGGGAAAACATTCCTTGAAAAAAG ATACAACGAGGATCTGGAACTGGAAGATGCGATTCACACTGCTATTCTGACTCTTAAG GAAAGCTTTGAAGGTCAAATGACTGAGGAAAACATTGAGGTGGGAATCTGCAATGAAGCAGGATTTAGGCGACTGACCCCAGCGGAGGTGAAAGACTATCTAGCCGCcattgcttaa